The genomic segment TTGCGGCGGAAAGAGCCGCACGGCTTGGCTTTTCATCTGGAATGCCGGCCGGCTTATGAATTTTTGGATCTAGGCAATGCAGGCGAGCCAAATGAAAAACGATATGGAACAATCCCATCGCAGATATGGACGCTCAATCGGAATTCGCACAGTGTCTGCCGCGTCACTGAAGGCGTGTCTCATGGCAACCGTACTTGCGTCCGGTTTCAGCATTGTGACTCCCACGACAGCCGAGGCACAAGGCCTCTTCCAGCGCTTGTTCAATCCTGAAAATCATCGCAAGCAGCAAGAGCGCAAACGTCAGGAACAACTGCGAAAGAAGGCGGTTTCGGTGAAGGTCGCAGCGCCGCGCTACCTGAATTACTCCCCTGACGCATTGAAGAAAGTATCGCTGTCGCCGCTGTCTGAAAAGAAAACAGCTGAAGTTCAGCCGACAGCCGCAGACGCCGAGACCGAAAATGCAGTCGCCGTGGAAACGGATGTTGCCCCCGCCGCACCAGCCGTGCTGACCGAATTCGACAAGGGGCGTCCGGCGTTGAAGGACTTGGCCTTGAGGGTTCTTCCTGAAGTGGGGGAAGCGCTCATTGCGTATTACCGTGAACATCCGGACTTTGTTTGGATCGAGGACAACGGCGTTACACTGAAAGCGGCACAGCTGCGCAAATCACTCGCATCAAGCGGCAAATATGGTCTGGTTCCCTCAGATTACTTTGTTCCGCTCCCGGCTGTTTCAGGTCTTGATGACGCAGCGCGCACAGCCGCAATGATGCGTTTTGAAATGGAAATGAGCGCAGCTGCGCTGACCTATGTTCTTGACGCGACGCGTGGGCGGGTCGATCCGAACAGGATCTCGCAATATCACGATCTTCCCCGGCACGAGGTAGACCTTGTGGCGGCGCTGGAGAAGCTTTCAACCACCTTAACTGTTTCTGACGAACTTCACGGTCACCAGCCTCAAAACGACCATTTCCGCAAACTGACCGCTGAACTGGAACGTCTGAAGGCTGAAGACGATAGCGCCGAGCAAATCGTCATCGCACCAGGCACCTTCCTGAAAGCCGGTAAATCGAGCCCAGAGCTCAAAAATATTGTCTCCGCAATTTCAATGAACGGCTCCGACGCTTTAAAACAAGCGCACAGCGAGACACTTGCTGCCTATGAAGGGGCTGACCTTTACGGACCTGAACTGGTCGCACTGGTAAAGGCCTTTCAAAAGGAAGCGGGTCTGACGCCTGACGGAATTGTCGGCAAGAACACGATCAAGGCGCTCGTCGGCGAGACGAATGCCGCCAAGATTGCCAAGGTTGAACTGGCGATGGAGCGGAGCCGGTGGATCCCGGAGAACCTTGGAACGCGGAAGGTATTTATCAACCAGGCGGCGTTCACGGCGACATACACGGCGCCGGGCGAGGACCCGCTTTCCATGCGGGTGGTCGTGGGCAAGAAATCCAATCAGACCAACTTCTTCTACGACAAGATCGAAATCGTGGAATACAACCCGTATTGGGGCGTTCCCTATTCGATCATCGTCAACGAAATGGTTCCCAAGCTCGCGCGGGACCCGTCTTATCTCGACCGGGCCGGCTATGAGGTCACGACCCCTGGCGGACGCAAGGTCTCATCCGCTTCTGTAAACTGGTATGCAGTCGCGGCAAGACAGCAGTCGATCAATGTCCGGCAATATCCGGGCCGGTCCAATGCGCTTGGCGAAGTGAAGATCCTGTTCCCGAACCGGCACCACATCTATATGCACGACACGCCTGCCAAGAACCTTTTCAACAAGGACGTTCGGGCCTATAGCCACGGATGTATCCGACTGCACGACCCGAAGGGCATGGCAGCGGCCGTTCTCGGAAAGTCCAAAGACTACGTGACGTCTCGAATCGCGGCCGGCCAGAATGAACAGGAAAAGGTCACCGGCGATATTCCGGTTTATGTGGCGTATTTCACGGCATGGCCGGAGCAGGATGGCAACGGCATCGAGTTCTACTCGGATATCTATGACCGTGACCGCTATCTCCTGAAGGCAATCGAAAAAACTGAAGCCACTCGGGCAAAAGCCAGAAACGCGGGCTGAACAAAAACAATCAAAGAAACGAAAGCGCCGGGCGGATGTCCGGCGTTTTGCATTGCATCCGCTTGTCAGAACGACATAGAGATTCCTTACACATCAATGCTGGCGAAAACGATGCAGGGGTGCGAGAGGACACCGTGATTTGCGAACAGGATACGGATAGCTGATATTGGACGCCGATCTGGAATATGATCGATGACGCTGGCACGTTATCCTGGCCCAAAACACTCACCTTGCAGGTCTCAATGTCTGATCATCATATTGCCGAACTGAACATCGCAAGGCTCAAGCACGATATCAACGACCCGCGGATCGCAGATTTCGTAAACAACCTCAATCGAGTCAATGCAGCGGCAGAACGCAGCGATGGTTACATTTGGCGGCTAAAGGCGGATGTCAGCCAAAATGAAACGCCTGTTGTTCTGGACGATCCGATGATCATTCCAAATCTTTCAGTTTGGAGAGACGTCGAGTCCTTGGAGCGGTTCGTGTTCCAGACGGTCCATAAGCGAATTTATGCCCGCAGGGCCGAATGGTTTGATGTCATGGACAAAATGCATTTTGTCATGTGGCCGGTTCCCATCGGGCATGAACCGAGCCTCGAAGAAGCACTGGAACGGCTTGATCTGCTGAACAAGCAAGGCTCTACGCAAGATGCGTTCGGCTGGGACTATGCAAGAACAACCGGACTTTGGCGCGAACAACGTTGCGCCGAGCCAGCCGCCTGACAGCCGGTGGCAAACCTTTTAACCGGTTGATTCAGTAGATATTTACTTTAATCACGCACTTTCGGGATATGTCGTTCCGAGTTGCGTAAAGCCGATATGTTCCGCCGCAAAACCGTCAAAGATGATTATTCCCTGGACATGCCTCTCGAACTTGAAGAGGGCCCTCCACCCGTCGCTTATCGGCGCATTCTTCAGGTGTTGTCTATCGGTGCCGCGGCCTTTCTTGGCTGGTCGGTGATCGGGCAGGTGAGGGAGGTCGCCAAGGCTTCGGGTGAGATCGTGCCTGCCGGCAAGGTGCAGACCGTCGGCCATCTTGAAGGTGGTATTGTCGCAGAAGTCCTCGTTCAGGAGGGTCAGCTTGTTGAAGAAGGAACACCGCTTGTCCGTCTTCAGGAAACAGCAACGTCCAGCGACCTTGAGCGTGTGAGAACACGTCTTCAGTTTCTTGCCCGCGAAGAGCAGCGCCTGGCTGTCTATCCTCAAGACACCGTAGGCGGTGCTTTGAGGCTGACAGACAATTTCGAATTCAGCGAAGCACAAAAGGCCGCACTGGAAGCACAGCAGAAGGCACTCGAACAGGAACAGCAGGCACTCAAGGCGCGTATAAACGAGAAGGAAGCGGAGTTGTCGACGGTGGTCGAAAGGATTGCCTTCCAGAAAACGCAGGTCGAAATCGAGCAGGAAAAGTACTCTATTCAGGAATCACTTTTCGACCAGGGTTATACGTCAAAGCGGCGCTTTCTGGATGCAAAGTCCGCGCTCCAGCTCTCGCAAAGTGAGTTGAGTGAACTCGTAGGACGCAAGGGACGTGCTGAGGCCCAGCTCGCGGAAGCCAAAGCCGGATTGGCGCGCTCCGTCGCCGCGACGGAAGAAGAACTTGCCGAAGAACGGAGCCGCGTAGTTCAGGAGCGGAACGAGCTTGCATTCGAAGCCGAAAAACAGCGCGACCGCTTTGACAGGCTCTATGTCAGAGCCCCGGCAAGCGGGCATATAAAGGCTCTTAACCTCAAAGGTCCGGGCAGCGTTCTTGCGCCCGGCGACGTCGTTGCGGAGATTGTTCCGAGCAACAGCGATCTGGTTGCCGAAGTGCGTGTTTCTCCCCGCGATATCGGGCACGTCGAAGTTGGCGACAAGGCCGAAATCGCTGTGACAACGTTTGATCCGAACATCCAGGGCACACTGACGGGTGAAGTTACGGTGGTGTCGGCCTCAAGCTTCCGGGACGAATACGGGCACTATTATTTCAAGGCTACGATACCGCTATCCTCCAACATGATCGGAGCGGGAGCCCAGGCTGAGACAATTTCGCCGGGCATGGTCGTTGATGCCAAGATCGTCACCGGATCAAAATCGGTCATGCAATACCTGCTCAAACCCGTTACACGGGCAATCGGCGATCCGCTCAGCGAAAGATAATCCGGTCTGGCTCTCCAATTCGGATTGACTTGTTGGCCGGCCTTCCTGGTCGTCAGACAATGGCGTCATCTTTAGACCCATTTCACGTTTTACGGCAGGAAGATGTGGTTACCTGGTGCGATTTTCACGCCAGTCACTGAGGACGTGGCTCTGCTCTAAATATCAAGAGGTTTTCCGATTGAAAGAAGAAAGAAGTACACACCGGGAACCGACGCCGGAACAACTTCGATTCAGGGAGATAGACGAAGCTCTTCGCTCAAAACTGAAAGGTTCACTAGACGTGCTCGTGAATGACATTTCGCGTCAGTTCGAACAAGAGTCGACGGCCAAAGGTGCATCAGTCGGTGATCTGAAACCGCCGCCGACGAACTATTTTAGAGCTATTGCGCTTCAGCATCTGTTTTGCCGTTTGTGCAGTGCTGACCCCGACAGCTTTGCGGGTGGATCTTCCGATATCGGAGATCCCGCAATCAAAAATCTCAAAAACATCGCAGCCACATGGACCAGCCAATCAGGGGCGGGGCCAAAACAGCCGCAACAGGACATGTAAATTCGCTCCGGAGTTGGAAGGACTACCAGCGAATTTCCTCGATCTGCGCGAAATCAACTTTTGTTCCGTCGGAGAAATCAATCGTTCCCTCAGCGTCTTCAGAAAGTTCGAGACGGCCGTTCTCGGTATCCGTATTCTGAACGCTGCCGTTTGTGATGGTAACGGTCCAATCGGTGCCGTATTCGCCGGCGGCAGTGACGCCAGGACCGCCTCCAAGATCGATCACGTCCGTCCAGGCACTGCCGGTGCCGCCATAAATGGTGTCATTGCCGTCGCCCAAGCCATGCATAAACAAGTCCGAGCCGTCATCACCATGAAGCGTGTCGTCTCCCGTACCGCCAACGATGATGTCATCACCGGAACCGCCGTAGATCGTGTCCTGCCCGCCTTCGCCGAACAACAGGTCGCGCCCACCGTTTCCCGTAATCTGGTCATTGCCGGCCACAGACCCGCCATCGACGCGGTCATTGAATTCACCGGTCTCGATGACATCGTTTCCGCCGATACCATCAACCGAATAGGACTGTGCGGAGGATCCTGTAAAGCTGCCATCCGCAAGGCCACCAGTCATGTTGTAGTCGTAGTGGTTGCTGACGGAGACCGTAAAGGTTTCAGTCGCCTGTGAGCCGTCTGATGAGGTGGCTGTAACCGTCAGGTCGATTGAACTTTCCACCTGGCTGTCGAAAAAGGCATGGTCTGCGATTGAAACAACGCCGTCCGCGTCAATTGTGAAGCGGTCGTCATCGAGCTCATAGGTCAGCGTGCTGCCGCCCGGGTTGATCGCGGAAACGGATATGCCGACTTCGGTCCCGGAATCCGCCGCCTCGTGGATGGTGTTGCTCGACCCGTTCGCGTCAGAGAGCAGCAGTTCGGTGCTGTAGGTCAGATCCGCAACCTGAACATTTCCGTCGGCAAAACTGTAGGCCTCGACATTGGAGACCGTGTTCGTGCCGTCGGGCGATCCGGAGCGCATGTCGATGACGGTCTGACTGCCGTCGCCATTGTCATAGATGTTGTAGTCGGCCTGATTCCCAGAAAGCACGACCGTGTCGGTGCCATCGCCGCCGTCGATTGTGTCGTTTCCGCCAAATCCGAACACAACATCATTGGCCATGGTGCCGGTAATCGTGTCGTCGCCGGTCGTTCCGAGTTCGATGCCAACGGTTTCCTGATAGGTCTTGTTGGTTGAATCGGTTACTTCAACGGTGACAGTATCGCTGAGTGCTGATGTGGCATCATGTTGAGCGGCGAGAGAAATGTCACCACTGTTCGTGTCGATCTGCAGTGCGCCACTGCCCGCATCCGAAAAACTGAAATGGAAGGTGTCACCCGTATTGGCGTCTGCCACGGTTTCGATACCGGCGACAACGGTTCCGGCGGAGATCGTCGACGCAACAGCGCCATCGGAGACGACCACACCATTGTTGCCAGGGTCACCCCAATCACCCCCGCCGACCGGGTTTTGAGCAAGACCTGACACCGAAGCATCACCAGAGATCGTGATCTGGTAGGGTCCGGTGTTTGACCCCGAGCCTGGATAGTCCGATGCCGTGCTCAAGGCTTCACTGCCACTCAGTGGCCAGCCACCAATCACAACAATGTAATCGCCGGCGTCCAGTCCCGTCAGGGAAAGGTAGGAATCATAGGACTGCGTGCTTCCATCGCTTCCGGCAGATCCATCGTCATTGCCCGCCACAAGAGTGAAATCGCCACCACCATTGTCCCTGTACAGGTAGATTTGACTATCAAGGCTGCCACTTTCGTATCCGCCGGCGAGAACGTCGATTATCAGGTCACCGCCGTCGTGGCTTAGCGACCAGTGGTCGACCGACAGATTGCCGGATCCGTCTGAAACGATTTCGCCCGTAACTACAGCGTCGCCGCCACCCGATTGCGTAACCGAAAGGCTTTCATTGGCGTCCAGGGTTATATCAGTCGGCGCCAGGTCAACGAGATCTCCCACCGAAAAGGTCCCGTCGGCGAACTCGAAGGTCTCGACATTCGTTAGTGTGTCGGTGCCGTCAGGTGAACCGGAACGCGTATCGACAATCGTGATAGTGCCCGCATTTTCGCTCACGGTGTAATCGGCGCGGTTTCCGGAATAACGAACGGTGTCGGTTCCTGTGCCGCCATCGATCGTGTCGTCACCTTCGCTCCCGGCTAACGTATCGTCGCCACCGCCGCCAAGGATATTATCGTCACCCGACGAACCGGTGATGGAATCGTCCCGGTCCCGGCCCGCGATCTGATCGACGCCGATCAGCGTGACACCCGTGAAATCCCAGTCAATTTGCGCATCGCTG from the Roseibium sp. HPY-6 genome contains:
- a CDS encoding L,D-transpeptidase family protein, giving the protein MATVLASGFSIVTPTTAEAQGLFQRLFNPENHRKQQERKRQEQLRKKAVSVKVAAPRYLNYSPDALKKVSLSPLSEKKTAEVQPTAADAETENAVAVETDVAPAAPAVLTEFDKGRPALKDLALRVLPEVGEALIAYYREHPDFVWIEDNGVTLKAAQLRKSLASSGKYGLVPSDYFVPLPAVSGLDDAARTAAMMRFEMEMSAAALTYVLDATRGRVDPNRISQYHDLPRHEVDLVAALEKLSTTLTVSDELHGHQPQNDHFRKLTAELERLKAEDDSAEQIVIAPGTFLKAGKSSPELKNIVSAISMNGSDALKQAHSETLAAYEGADLYGPELVALVKAFQKEAGLTPDGIVGKNTIKALVGETNAAKIAKVELAMERSRWIPENLGTRKVFINQAAFTATYTAPGEDPLSMRVVVGKKSNQTNFFYDKIEIVEYNPYWGVPYSIIVNEMVPKLARDPSYLDRAGYEVTTPGGRKVSSASVNWYAVAARQQSINVRQYPGRSNALGEVKILFPNRHHIYMHDTPAKNLFNKDVRAYSHGCIRLHDPKGMAAAVLGKSKDYVTSRIAAGQNEQEKVTGDIPVYVAYFTAWPEQDGNGIEFYSDIYDRDRYLLKAIEKTEATRAKARNAG
- a CDS encoding DUF3291 domain-containing protein; translated protein: MSDHHIAELNIARLKHDINDPRIADFVNNLNRVNAAAERSDGYIWRLKADVSQNETPVVLDDPMIIPNLSVWRDVESLERFVFQTVHKRIYARRAEWFDVMDKMHFVMWPVPIGHEPSLEEALERLDLLNKQGSTQDAFGWDYARTTGLWREQRCAEPAA
- a CDS encoding HlyD family type I secretion periplasmic adaptor subunit, which codes for MRKADMFRRKTVKDDYSLDMPLELEEGPPPVAYRRILQVLSIGAAAFLGWSVIGQVREVAKASGEIVPAGKVQTVGHLEGGIVAEVLVQEGQLVEEGTPLVRLQETATSSDLERVRTRLQFLAREEQRLAVYPQDTVGGALRLTDNFEFSEAQKAALEAQQKALEQEQQALKARINEKEAELSTVVERIAFQKTQVEIEQEKYSIQESLFDQGYTSKRRFLDAKSALQLSQSELSELVGRKGRAEAQLAEAKAGLARSVAATEEELAEERSRVVQERNELAFEAEKQRDRFDRLYVRAPASGHIKALNLKGPGSVLAPGDVVAEIVPSNSDLVAEVRVSPRDIGHVEVGDKAEIAVTTFDPNIQGTLTGEVTVVSASSFRDEYGHYYFKATIPLSSNMIGAGAQAETISPGMVVDAKIVTGSKSVMQYLLKPVTRAIGDPLSER